In Clostridium sp. DL-VIII, the following proteins share a genomic window:
- a CDS encoding MFS transporter: MGHEMVEAKKLKTCQISACQLNFKSMKAQMGQPILNNTSPRNRKALFRKEVLYLKKQSYLEPLWTKNFILLLVAAVFMYIATFMFTPTLPLFARSIGVIDPSVGGIIILVYTIGSLVPRVIWGNLADSWERKAVYLIGVIIMAAAAPFFGLFVSLPGIFIIRLIQGVGFSASSTAGSTMAADLVPASRRAEGIGFYTLANTIGMALGPELGLHMLQQHGAWWLFGAGALAGIISLGVCMLLNYERKRSSVQSGFISTHEAIHDITATPAKSLSSKCSILFEKSVLTTCLVVLFTIMPYGAIMAYIASYGIDRGISNIGLYFSVFALALFVVRLMVGRLSDSHGVTAVMIPGIVLMFSGLVVLNWAESFAIFMVSAVLFGFGFGVAFPLLQTTAYMLCPENRRGIASATLFSTADLAYGFGAVVLGVGIKYLGYETAFAGLTIFVVIALISYVIFLYPRLKSYYNKETGVGTKKCCKN, translated from the coding sequence ATGGGTCATGAGATGGTGGAAGCTAAAAAGCTTAAAACATGTCAGATTTCTGCATGCCAGCTTAATTTCAAAAGCATGAAAGCACAGATGGGACAGCCGATATTAAACAATACCTCGCCTCGCAATAGAAAAGCACTATTTAGAAAGGAAGTTTTATATTTGAAAAAGCAATCTTACTTAGAGCCTTTATGGACAAAAAATTTTATTTTACTTTTGGTTGCCGCTGTTTTTATGTACATTGCAACATTTATGTTTACTCCGACTTTGCCATTGTTCGCACGTAGCATAGGAGTTATTGATCCTTCAGTGGGGGGGATTATCATCTTAGTCTATACTATAGGTTCTCTTGTTCCGCGAGTAATATGGGGGAATCTTGCTGATAGTTGGGAACGTAAAGCAGTATATCTTATTGGTGTCATAATAATGGCTGCAGCCGCACCTTTTTTTGGTTTGTTCGTGTCTTTGCCTGGAATTTTTATCATACGTTTGATTCAAGGCGTTGGTTTTAGCGCGTCTTCTACTGCTGGTAGCACTATGGCTGCAGATTTGGTGCCTGCTTCCAGACGAGCAGAAGGCATTGGATTTTATACTCTGGCAAATACCATCGGCATGGCGCTTGGACCTGAATTGGGACTGCATATGCTACAGCAACATGGTGCATGGTGGCTATTTGGAGCTGGCGCGTTAGCAGGAATAATCAGTTTAGGAGTTTGCATGTTATTGAATTACGAGAGAAAGCGAAGTTCTGTTCAGTCAGGTTTTATTTCAACACATGAGGCTATCCATGATATTACTGCTACACCGGCAAAATCGCTATCCTCTAAATGTAGTATATTATTCGAAAAGAGTGTGTTAACTACTTGTTTGGTGGTTTTATTCACAATTATGCCATATGGCGCTATCATGGCATATATTGCTAGTTATGGTATTGATCGTGGCATCAGTAATATAGGTCTGTATTTTTCTGTGTTTGCTTTAGCACTGTTTGTAGTCCGCTTAATGGTCGGACGATTATCAGATAGTCATGGTGTAACTGCGGTTATGATTCCTGGAATTGTGCTGATGTTTAGTGGATTGGTTGTACTTAATTGGGCTGAAAGCTTTGCTATTTTCATGGTGTCGGCAGTTTTGTTTGGCTTTGGGTTTGGCGTGGCTTTTCCTCTGTTGCAGACCACGGCGTATATGCTTTGTCCAGAAAACCGACGTGGCATTGCCAGCGCTACGCTTTTTTCCACTGCGGACTTGGCATATGGGTTTGGAGCTGTAGTCTTGGGAGTGGGAATTAAATACTTGGGATATGAAACAGCATTTGCTGGATTAACTATCTTTGTGGTAATTGCATTAATTTCTTATGTGATCTTTCTCTATCCTCGGCTTAAGTCTTACTATAATAAGGAAACTGGCGTTGGTACAAAAAAATGTTGTAAAAATTAA
- a CDS encoding SDR family NAD(P)-dependent oxidoreductase, translating to MGIMQSLLQGGFQLVDSYPDTALAIQLDVTNLKQITTQAVQQAEARFGGMDVLVNNAGHGYRAAVEEADEAEVDELFATNFFGPVALIKAVLPGMRTRRHGTIVNISLIAARTTAPGSGYYSATKCALEGLSRGLQKEVSPLGLSVIIVEPGAFRTDFAGRSLQQSQIAMTDYAKTAGLRRIENDTTDGHQIGDPAKGAQLIIKAVEAQNPPSLLLLGSDAVQVVSDALDADRAELEAWKKDSITTDFLN from the coding sequence ATGGGGATAATGCAGTCATTACTGCAAGGAGGCTTTCAACTTGTAGATTCCTATCCTGATACAGCATTAGCTATCCAATTAGATGTGACTAACCTCAAGCAGATTACTACTCAGGCGGTGCAACAAGCAGAGGCTCGATTTGGTGGAATGGATGTTCTAGTTAATAATGCAGGACATGGTTATCGTGCTGCTGTAGAAGAAGCAGATGAAGCAGAAGTAGATGAACTTTTCGCCACAAACTTCTTTGGACCTGTAGCACTGATTAAGGCTGTATTACCTGGAATGAGGACTAGAAGACATGGTACAATCGTGAATATATCTTTGATTGCCGCTCGTACTACTGCACCTGGATCTGGCTACTATTCGGCAACGAAATGTGCACTTGAGGGACTGTCAAGAGGTCTTCAGAAAGAAGTCAGTCCTCTTGGTTTATCGGTGATAATTGTTGAACCGGGTGCATTCAGGACTGATTTTGCCGGCCGCTCATTGCAGCAATCTCAAATCGCTATGACTGATTATGCAAAAACTGCGGGACTCCGTCGAATAGAGAATGATACTACAGATGGTCATCAGATTGGTGATCCAGCAAAGGGAGCACAGCTTATTATTAAGGCTGTCGAAGCTCAGAATCCACCTTCTTTACTGTTATTGGGAAGCGATGCAGTTCAAGTAGTTAGCGATGCACTTGATGCAGATCGTGCTGAACTGGAAGCTTGGAAAAAGGATAGTATTACCACAGATTTCCTGAATTAA
- a CDS encoding DUF4405 domain-containing protein: MTAKLKFKITIDILLTVLLPVLMAYALTGQKVHEWIGAVMFAAFIIHNVLNANWYLNLFRGKYTPQRILQTAINLMVFVSMIGLMISGIIMSRYVFSFLPINGSASFARELHMMSAYWGFVLMSLHLGMHGNMIKGIVSKSSGIQSGSRPYKAVLSLMEITISYYGLYAFIKNDITSYMFLKNIFVFFDPNQPVILFFAEYIAMMMLFACVAYYFSMLLQIYTRKKHQKRYK, translated from the coding sequence ATGACAGCAAAGCTGAAATTTAAAATTACAATTGATATTTTATTAACTGTGCTACTACCAGTTCTTATGGCCTATGCGCTAACAGGCCAGAAAGTACATGAATGGATTGGAGCGGTGATGTTTGCAGCGTTTATCATCCATAATGTCCTAAATGCCAATTGGTATCTAAATTTATTCCGAGGAAAATACACACCGCAGCGAATCTTGCAGACTGCTATCAATCTGATGGTGTTTGTATCTATGATTGGATTAATGATTAGTGGCATTATTATGTCACGCTATGTGTTTTCTTTTCTGCCCATAAATGGAAGCGCATCCTTTGCACGGGAACTGCATATGATGTCAGCGTATTGGGGATTTGTTTTAATGTCTTTGCATCTTGGTATGCATGGAAACATGATTAAAGGTATAGTCAGTAAGTCATCTGGAATTCAGTCGGGTTCTCGTCCATATAAAGCAGTACTTTCATTGATGGAAATTACGATTTCCTATTATGGTTTATATGCCTTTATTAAAAATGATATAACCTCTTACATGTTTTTGAAAAACATATTTGTATTCTTTGATCCTAATCAGCCAGTAATACTATTCTTTGCTGAATATATAGCTATGATGATGTTATTTGCATGTGTTGCATATTATTTTTCAATGCTTTTACAGATATATACCCGCAAAAAACATCAGAAGAGATATAAATAG
- a CDS encoding flavin reductase family protein: protein MKKDFGIKTIVTPLPVLIVATYDENGIPDAMNVAWGGQCGGKHVALNLSKHKTTDNLQLKKAFTVSFADKNNLVIADYFGLESGKDTDKITKAGVHVTKSIHVDAPIIDEFPLTLECKVVSMNEELGELRVVGEVVNMSAEESIIDENGNIDFDKLQPLSFDSATGSYRILGEKVGNAFKDGVVLK, encoded by the coding sequence ATGAAGAAAGATTTTGGAATAAAAACAATCGTAACACCATTACCAGTATTAATCGTAGCTACTTATGATGAGAATGGTATACCAGATGCAATGAATGTTGCATGGGGAGGACAGTGTGGAGGAAAACACGTCGCATTGAATCTTTCTAAACATAAGACAACGGATAATCTGCAGCTGAAAAAAGCATTTACCGTAAGCTTTGCAGATAAAAATAATCTGGTTATTGCAGATTATTTTGGTCTTGAATCGGGAAAGGATACAGACAAGATTACAAAAGCTGGGGTTCATGTAACAAAGAGCATCCATGTAGACGCTCCAATCATTGATGAATTCCCATTGACTTTGGAATGCAAGGTTGTCAGCATGAACGAAGAACTTGGAGAATTAAGAGTAGTTGGTGAAGTAGTAAACATGAGTGCAGAAGAATCAATCATTGATGAAAATGGCAATATTGATTTTGATAAATTACAGCCACTTTCATTTGATTCTGCAACGGGTTCCTACCGTATACTTGGAGAAAAAGTTGGAAATGCATTTAAGGATGGAGTAGTATTGAAATAA
- a CDS encoding flavodoxin — MVSGREEQTSSSATKKIIVVYFSRVGNTNFSDNVDVISSASLNVGNDGLIGSTEIVAKQIHDLVGGDLVNIQTVQPYPADYHETVQRNVDEFNAGFKPELKTKIENMDSYDTVYIGYPTWAMNIPRPIASFLSEYDFKGKTIIPFNTNGGYGLGETVNSIKALCQDSTILDAFQMPGANVRDAQEVQRAVSEWLNKIGVMK; from the coding sequence ATGGTAAGTGGGAGGGAGGAACAAACCTCGTCTTCGGCTACTAAAAAAATCATTGTGGTATATTTTTCAAGAGTCGGCAATACAAACTTTAGCGATAATGTTGATGTAATATCATCGGCGAGCTTGAATGTTGGAAATGATGGCTTGATTGGTAGTACGGAAATTGTTGCAAAGCAAATTCATGATCTTGTTGGCGGGGATCTTGTAAATATTCAAACGGTTCAACCTTATCCAGCTGACTATCATGAAACTGTACAACGAAATGTTGATGAGTTTAACGCTGGATTTAAACCGGAACTAAAAACTAAGATAGAAAATATGGATTCATATGACACCGTATATATTGGTTATCCCACATGGGCAATGAACATTCCAAGACCTATAGCTTCATTTTTATCAGAATATGATTTCAAGGGAAAAACGATCATACCTTTCAATACAAATGGAGGATATGGATTGGGGGAAACTGTTAATTCTATCAAGGCGCTTTGCCAAGATTCCACCATACTTGATGCTTTTCAAATGCCAGGTGCAAATGTAAGAGATGCACAAGAGGTACAAAGAGCTGTATCTGAATGGCTGAATAAAATTGGAGTCATGAAATAA
- a CDS encoding flavodoxin, whose product MSCKKILVTYLSIFSSKDKFTERFAKIIDEKTGADLVEIESVKAYPGLHSEYPQIEAIAKHEKDADERPEIKNQIPFADYDVIFVGYPIWWYTLPQTMFTFF is encoded by the coding sequence ATGAGTTGTAAAAAAATATTAGTCACATATCTTTCGATATTTTCATCGAAGGATAAATTTACAGAAAGGTTCGCGAAAATTATAGATGAAAAGACAGGTGCAGATCTGGTAGAAATTGAGTCTGTAAAAGCATACCCCGGATTGCATTCTGAGTATCCACAGATAGAGGCTATTGCCAAACATGAAAAAGATGCAGATGAACGACCAGAAATAAAAAATCAAATTCCTTTTGCAGATTATGATGTGATTTTTGTTGGATATCCAATATGGTGGTACACACTTCCACAGACTATGTTTACATTTTTTTGA
- a CDS encoding prolyl oligopeptidase family serine peptidase, translating into MERNMENRKVILIVILLLLGFIGVGYLFLFHDSRNKTNENVSSENRKEYNKEPVSEEKNPVEEVNTEGIKKYKNFLLDNVLHSQTNGDIHYNVYIPESYDGSESYALYFTLPGYEGLYFQGVGVNLGAEKFGFEAQKYNSNMIIVAPQLEDWGEKSADQTIALVEYFLNNYNIDQTKVYVNGYSGGGETMSIVLGKRPDLFTAYLHCSSRWDGAYEPVVNKRIPVYFAVGENDDYYGSGPTKEAYHKLHELYEAQGMTEEEINRLLVLDVKNHDYFVQRGAADEHGGGALFAYDKDIMEWLLKK; encoded by the coding sequence TTGGAAAGAAATATGGAAAATAGAAAAGTTATTTTGATTGTAATATTACTTCTTTTGGGCTTCATAGGCGTGGGATACTTGTTTTTATTTCATGATTCACGAAATAAAACTAATGAGAATGTAAGTAGTGAAAATAGAAAGGAATACAATAAAGAACCTGTGAGTGAAGAAAAAAATCCCGTAGAGGAAGTTAATACGGAAGGAATAAAAAAGTACAAAAATTTTTTACTAGACAATGTACTTCATTCGCAAACAAACGGTGATATTCATTATAACGTGTATATTCCTGAAAGCTATGATGGAAGCGAGTCATATGCATTATATTTTACACTTCCAGGTTATGAAGGATTATATTTTCAAGGTGTTGGCGTAAATCTGGGTGCGGAGAAATTTGGATTCGAGGCACAAAAATATAATTCGAATATGATTATTGTTGCACCCCAGCTTGAAGACTGGGGTGAGAAATCAGCTGACCAGACAATTGCATTAGTAGAATATTTTCTTAATAATTACAATATTGATCAAACAAAAGTATATGTCAACGGTTATTCAGGAGGTGGAGAAACCATGTCTATCGTGTTAGGAAAAAGACCGGATTTATTTACAGCATATCTGCATTGCAGTTCAAGATGGGATGGAGCTTATGAACCAGTCGTTAATAAACGTATTCCGGTATATTTTGCAGTAGGTGAGAATGATGATTATTATGGTTCAGGGCCAACAAAAGAGGCATATCATAAACTGCATGAATTATATGAAGCACAGGGAATGACAGAAGAAGAAATCAATCGGTTATTAGTACTTGATGTGAAAAATCATGATTATTTTGTACAAAGGGGAGCTGCTGATGAACATGGTGGCGGTGCACTGTTTGCTTATGACAAAGATATCATGGAATGGCTGTTAAAAAAATAG
- a CDS encoding flavodoxin: MKKLFAFVMTCVLLLSFVGCSKTGASSADNSKLDSSDTAKNDTDGASSQSEASKESTSSSKTTAPTEKDSKTLVVYFSMPETTDPSNMTKEEDNSTVVIDGKVLGNTQYMAYVIQENTGADIFRIEPETPYPTNHATLVDLAAEEQDKNARPVIKSHIDNIEQYDTIFLGYPNWWGDMPMIVYSFLDEYDLSGKTIIPFNSHGGSGFSNTISTIEKLEPNATVNEKGYTVSRNKVEEDAPNIISWLNDLGYAK, encoded by the coding sequence ATGAAAAAATTATTTGCTTTTGTGATGACCTGTGTTCTTTTATTAAGTTTTGTTGGGTGCAGCAAAACAGGTGCATCCTCTGCTGACAATTCAAAGCTTGATTCATCTGATACCGCAAAGAACGATACAGATGGTGCGTCCAGCCAAAGTGAAGCATCTAAGGAATCTACTTCATCTAGCAAAACTACTGCCCCTACTGAGAAAGACTCAAAAACACTTGTTGTTTATTTTTCTATGCCAGAAACCACAGATCCGAGCAATATGACCAAGGAGGAAGACAACAGTACTGTGGTCATTGATGGAAAAGTTTTGGGAAATACACAGTATATGGCTTACGTGATTCAGGAGAATACAGGTGCAGATATTTTCCGCATTGAGCCTGAAACACCTTATCCTACTAATCACGCCACTCTTGTAGATTTAGCAGCAGAAGAACAGGATAAAAATGCGCGTCCTGTAATCAAATCTCATATTGACAATATAGAACAATATGACACTATTTTCTTAGGTTATCCCAATTGGTGGGGAGATATGCCGATGATTGTATACTCTTTTCTTGACGAATATGACTTGTCTGGTAAAACTATTATCCCATTTAACAGCCATGGAGGCAGTGGATTCTCAAATACCATCAGTACTATTGAGAAGCTTGAACCTAATGCAACAGTAAATGAGAAAGGATATACGGTATCAAGAAACAAAGTTGAGGAGGATGCACCGAATATTATTTCCTGGTTAAATGATTTAGGATATGCAAAATAA